One genomic window of Syngnathoides biaculeatus isolate LvHL_M chromosome 13, ASM1980259v1, whole genome shotgun sequence includes the following:
- the vps4b gene encoding vacuolar protein sorting-associated protein 4B isoform X1: protein MEPTNLQKAIAVARKASQEDQAGNYEDAIRSYKHAVKYFLHILNREPQGKDGNQKIRDKCKEYLDRVEKLQEYLDYKEKAIDLASKAAQEDKAQNYEEALRMYQAAVQYFIHVVKYEAQGEKAKQSIRAKCAEYLDRAEKLKDYLKKKEKAPPAKPVRESDDKGNDSDDGDDPERKKMQNQLSGAIVMEKPNIKWDDVAGLEGAKEALKEAVILPIKFPHLFTGKRTPWRGILLFGPPGTGKSYLAKAVATEANNSTFLSVSSSDLVSKWLGESEKLVKNLFALAREHKPSIIFIDEIDSLCGSRSENESEAARRIKTEFLVQMQGVGNDNEGVLVLGATNIPWTLDSAIRRRFEKRIYIPLPEEHARSFMFKLHLGSTPNSLTDSDFVTLGKKTDGYSGADISIIVRDALMQPVRKVQAATHFKRVNGPSRSDPQIIVHDLLTPCSPGDPQAVEMTWMDVPGEKLLEPVVSMSDMLRSLSNTKPTVNEQDLGKLKKFTEDFGQEG from the exons ATGGAGCCCACCAATCTGCAG AAGGCCATCGCAGTGGCGCGGAAGGCCTCGCAGGAGGACCAGGCGGGGAACTACGAAGACGCCATTCGCTCCTACAAACACGCCGTCAAGTACTTTCTCCACATTTTAAATC GTGAACCCCAAGGTAAAGATGGCAATCAGAAAATCAGGGACAAATGTAAGGAGTATCTGGACAGAGTGGAAAAGCTACAAGAGTACCTAGACTATAAAGAG AAAGCCATCGATCTTGCCAGCAAGGCGGCTCAAGAGGATAAAGCTCAGAACTATGAGGAGGCTCTCCGAATGTATCAGGCtgctgtacagtatttcatcCACGTGGTCAAAT ATGAAGCCCAAggggaaaaagctaaacagaGCATCCGTGCGAAATGTGCTGAATATTTGGACCGGGCAGAGAAGTTGAAGGATTATCTCAAGAAAAAGGAGAAAGCTCCGCCTGCTAAGCCTGTCAGAGAGTCTGATGACAAAGG GAATGACAGCGATGACGGCGATGATCCCGAAAGGAAGAAGATGCAAAATCAACTCTCAG gTGCAATTGTTATGGAGAAGCCAAACATCAAGTGGGATGACGTTGCCGGTTTAGAAGGAGCCAAGGAGGCCCTGAAAGAAGCTGTGATTCTCCCGATCAaatttcctcacctttttacTG GAAAGAGAACACCATGGAGGGGGATCCTGCTCTTTGGACCTCCGGGTACAGGAAAGTCTTACTTGGCAAAGGCAGTCGCCACAGAGGCAAACAACTCGACTTTCCTGTCCGTCTCCTCTTCTGACCTTGTATCCAAATGGTTGGGTGAAAGCGAAAA ATTAGTTAAGAACCTGTTCGCCCTCGCGAGGGAACACAAGCCTTCCATCATCTTCATTGACGAGATCGACTCCCTCTGCGGCTCCAGAAGCGAGAACGAGAGCGAGGCGGCGCGCCGTATCAAGACAGAGTTCCTGGTGCAGATGCAAG GTGTTGGAAATGACAACGAAGGAGTGCTTGTACTCGGGGCAACAAACATTCCATGGACCCTCGACTCTGCCATCAGAAGAAG ATTTGAGAAGCGGATCTACATTCCGCTGCCAGAAGAACACGCTCGCTCCTTCATGTTCAAGCTCCACCTGGGCTCCACCCCGAACAGTCTCACCGACTCGGACTTCGTCACACTTGGCAAGAAAACCGACGGCTACTCGGGGGCCGATATCAGTATCATCGTCAGAGACGCGCTCATGCAGCCTGTCAGGAAGGTCCAAGCGGCAACCCACTTCAAAAGG GTGAACGGACCATCGAGATCGGATCCCCAAATTATCGTCCACGACCTTTTGACTCCTTGCTCGCCCGGCGATCCCCAAGCAGTAGAGATGACATGGATGGACGTCCCTGGAGAGAAGCTTCTGGAACCTGTCGTTAGCATG TCTGACATGCTGAGGTCCCTGTCCAACACCAAGCCGACCGTCAACGAGCAGGACCTCGGGAAACTGAAGAAATTCACAGAGGACTTTGGACAAGAAGGCTAG
- the vps4b gene encoding vacuolar protein sorting-associated protein 4B isoform X3 gives MATNNNLQKAIDLASKAAQEDKAQNYEEALRMYQAAVQYFIHVVKYEAQGEKAKQSIRAKCAEYLDRAEKLKDYLKKKEKAPPAKPVRESDDKGNDSDDGDDPERKKMQNQLSGAIVMEKPNIKWDDVAGLEGAKEALKEAVILPIKFPHLFTGKRTPWRGILLFGPPGTGKSYLAKAVATEANNSTFLSVSSSDLVSKWLGESEKLVKNLFALAREHKPSIIFIDEIDSLCGSRSENESEAARRIKTEFLVQMQGVGNDNEGVLVLGATNIPWTLDSAIRRRFEKRIYIPLPEEHARSFMFKLHLGSTPNSLTDSDFVTLGKKTDGYSGADISIIVRDALMQPVRKVQAATHFKRVNGPSRSDPQIIVHDLLTPCSPGDPQAVEMTWMDVPGEKLLEPVVSMSDMLRSLSNTKPTVNEQDLGKLKKFTEDFGQEG, from the exons ATGGCTACCAACAATAATTTGCAG AAAGCCATCGATCTTGCCAGCAAGGCGGCTCAAGAGGATAAAGCTCAGAACTATGAGGAGGCTCTCCGAATGTATCAGGCtgctgtacagtatttcatcCACGTGGTCAAAT ATGAAGCCCAAggggaaaaagctaaacagaGCATCCGTGCGAAATGTGCTGAATATTTGGACCGGGCAGAGAAGTTGAAGGATTATCTCAAGAAAAAGGAGAAAGCTCCGCCTGCTAAGCCTGTCAGAGAGTCTGATGACAAAGG GAATGACAGCGATGACGGCGATGATCCCGAAAGGAAGAAGATGCAAAATCAACTCTCAG gTGCAATTGTTATGGAGAAGCCAAACATCAAGTGGGATGACGTTGCCGGTTTAGAAGGAGCCAAGGAGGCCCTGAAAGAAGCTGTGATTCTCCCGATCAaatttcctcacctttttacTG GAAAGAGAACACCATGGAGGGGGATCCTGCTCTTTGGACCTCCGGGTACAGGAAAGTCTTACTTGGCAAAGGCAGTCGCCACAGAGGCAAACAACTCGACTTTCCTGTCCGTCTCCTCTTCTGACCTTGTATCCAAATGGTTGGGTGAAAGCGAAAA ATTAGTTAAGAACCTGTTCGCCCTCGCGAGGGAACACAAGCCTTCCATCATCTTCATTGACGAGATCGACTCCCTCTGCGGCTCCAGAAGCGAGAACGAGAGCGAGGCGGCGCGCCGTATCAAGACAGAGTTCCTGGTGCAGATGCAAG GTGTTGGAAATGACAACGAAGGAGTGCTTGTACTCGGGGCAACAAACATTCCATGGACCCTCGACTCTGCCATCAGAAGAAG ATTTGAGAAGCGGATCTACATTCCGCTGCCAGAAGAACACGCTCGCTCCTTCATGTTCAAGCTCCACCTGGGCTCCACCCCGAACAGTCTCACCGACTCGGACTTCGTCACACTTGGCAAGAAAACCGACGGCTACTCGGGGGCCGATATCAGTATCATCGTCAGAGACGCGCTCATGCAGCCTGTCAGGAAGGTCCAAGCGGCAACCCACTTCAAAAGG GTGAACGGACCATCGAGATCGGATCCCCAAATTATCGTCCACGACCTTTTGACTCCTTGCTCGCCCGGCGATCCCCAAGCAGTAGAGATGACATGGATGGACGTCCCTGGAGAGAAGCTTCTGGAACCTGTCGTTAGCATG TCTGACATGCTGAGGTCCCTGTCCAACACCAAGCCGACCGTCAACGAGCAGGACCTCGGGAAACTGAAGAAATTCACAGAGGACTTTGGACAAGAAGGCTAG
- the vps4b gene encoding vacuolar protein sorting-associated protein 4B isoform X2, producing MSSHGTIQRPCSCVAQAGTRNPTIEVSPGIVFKAIDLASKAAQEDKAQNYEEALRMYQAAVQYFIHVVKYEAQGEKAKQSIRAKCAEYLDRAEKLKDYLKKKEKAPPAKPVRESDDKGNDSDDGDDPERKKMQNQLSGAIVMEKPNIKWDDVAGLEGAKEALKEAVILPIKFPHLFTGKRTPWRGILLFGPPGTGKSYLAKAVATEANNSTFLSVSSSDLVSKWLGESEKLVKNLFALAREHKPSIIFIDEIDSLCGSRSENESEAARRIKTEFLVQMQGVGNDNEGVLVLGATNIPWTLDSAIRRRFEKRIYIPLPEEHARSFMFKLHLGSTPNSLTDSDFVTLGKKTDGYSGADISIIVRDALMQPVRKVQAATHFKRVNGPSRSDPQIIVHDLLTPCSPGDPQAVEMTWMDVPGEKLLEPVVSMSDMLRSLSNTKPTVNEQDLGKLKKFTEDFGQEG from the exons ATGTCGTCACACGGAACCATTCAGCGTCCCTGTTCGTGCGTTGCACAAGCTGGGACGCGAAACCCAACAATTGAAGTGTCTCCTGGAATAGTGTTT AAAGCCATCGATCTTGCCAGCAAGGCGGCTCAAGAGGATAAAGCTCAGAACTATGAGGAGGCTCTCCGAATGTATCAGGCtgctgtacagtatttcatcCACGTGGTCAAAT ATGAAGCCCAAggggaaaaagctaaacagaGCATCCGTGCGAAATGTGCTGAATATTTGGACCGGGCAGAGAAGTTGAAGGATTATCTCAAGAAAAAGGAGAAAGCTCCGCCTGCTAAGCCTGTCAGAGAGTCTGATGACAAAGG GAATGACAGCGATGACGGCGATGATCCCGAAAGGAAGAAGATGCAAAATCAACTCTCAG gTGCAATTGTTATGGAGAAGCCAAACATCAAGTGGGATGACGTTGCCGGTTTAGAAGGAGCCAAGGAGGCCCTGAAAGAAGCTGTGATTCTCCCGATCAaatttcctcacctttttacTG GAAAGAGAACACCATGGAGGGGGATCCTGCTCTTTGGACCTCCGGGTACAGGAAAGTCTTACTTGGCAAAGGCAGTCGCCACAGAGGCAAACAACTCGACTTTCCTGTCCGTCTCCTCTTCTGACCTTGTATCCAAATGGTTGGGTGAAAGCGAAAA ATTAGTTAAGAACCTGTTCGCCCTCGCGAGGGAACACAAGCCTTCCATCATCTTCATTGACGAGATCGACTCCCTCTGCGGCTCCAGAAGCGAGAACGAGAGCGAGGCGGCGCGCCGTATCAAGACAGAGTTCCTGGTGCAGATGCAAG GTGTTGGAAATGACAACGAAGGAGTGCTTGTACTCGGGGCAACAAACATTCCATGGACCCTCGACTCTGCCATCAGAAGAAG ATTTGAGAAGCGGATCTACATTCCGCTGCCAGAAGAACACGCTCGCTCCTTCATGTTCAAGCTCCACCTGGGCTCCACCCCGAACAGTCTCACCGACTCGGACTTCGTCACACTTGGCAAGAAAACCGACGGCTACTCGGGGGCCGATATCAGTATCATCGTCAGAGACGCGCTCATGCAGCCTGTCAGGAAGGTCCAAGCGGCAACCCACTTCAAAAGG GTGAACGGACCATCGAGATCGGATCCCCAAATTATCGTCCACGACCTTTTGACTCCTTGCTCGCCCGGCGATCCCCAAGCAGTAGAGATGACATGGATGGACGTCCCTGGAGAGAAGCTTCTGGAACCTGTCGTTAGCATG TCTGACATGCTGAGGTCCCTGTCCAACACCAAGCCGACCGTCAACGAGCAGGACCTCGGGAAACTGAAGAAATTCACAGAGGACTTTGGACAAGAAGGCTAG